The following coding sequences lie in one Rickettsia hoogstraalii genomic window:
- a CDS encoding class I SAM-dependent methyltransferase, protein MKNIQYYNNNAQEFYNRTINADLSDNYKEFISYLPNKAHILDAGCGVGRDTKYFLSQRYQVTAFDGSTEMVKLATKETGINVLHSTFQDIDFKKSFDGVWAQATLLHVPYNETTNVYKKVHAALKPEGIFYASYGYGSDIIQRDARDFYNMNKDTIKPYFNGLFEVVKIWTEKSKRFSPSKEALWLNFIVKKSKTID, encoded by the coding sequence ATGAAAAATATACAATATTATAATAATAATGCTCAAGAGTTTTATAACAGAACAATCAATGCAGATTTATCTGATAATTATAAAGAATTTATTAGCTATTTGCCGAATAAAGCTCATATTCTAGATGCCGGTTGCGGAGTCGGTCGTGATACAAAATATTTTTTAAGTCAAAGATATCAAGTTACTGCTTTTGACGGTTCAACCGAAATGGTTAAATTAGCTACAAAAGAAACTGGAATAAATGTATTACACTCAACTTTTCAAGATATCGATTTTAAGAAGTCGTTTGATGGTGTTTGGGCTCAAGCAACTCTCCTTCATGTACCTTATAATGAAACAACCAATGTTTATAAAAAAGTTCACGCTGCATTAAAGCCAGAAGGAATTTTTTATGCTTCTTACGGATATGGTTCAGATATTATACAACGTGATGCTCGCGATTTTTACAATATGAATAAAGATACAATAAAACCTTATTTTAACGGGCTTTTTGAGGTAGTTAAAATATGGACGGAAAAGAGTAAGAGATTCTCTCCAAGTAAAGAAGCATTATGGTTAAATTTTATTGTAAAAAAAAGTAAAACAATTGATTAG
- the yidC gene encoding membrane protein insertase YidC, which translates to MNNNIINLIATIILSLSIIFGWQYFVVKPEQKKQQQQIAVQKAENLKKQQLKALVKPATDIVVQEESQVQRIKIESESLTGSISLKGLRFDDLILKKYKQDLSNNSPEVRLFSPANTENAYFAEIGLVSNLSSVKLPNNDTIWNSDSEILSPEKPVNLFWVNEDGVKFLVTITVDENYLFTIEQTIVNNSDKELPVQSYGLINRKYIAVEKAVNILHQGPIGCIDENLKEYSYDDIKDKKSEKFAASKVDWIGITDKYWLSSLIPDKSSNYSSNFNYALKQGTERYQVDFISPVQIIKPGENFSIKSRIFAGAKKVDLLDKYEKQYDIKLFDRAIDFGWFYIITKPVFYAMNFFYGYVGNFGVSILIVTVIIKLLMFTLANKSYRSMKKMKNLQPEIDRIKNLYSDDKARLNQEIMALYKKEKVNPVAGCLPILVQIPVFFSIYKVLYVTIEMRQAPFYGWIKDLSAPDPTTIFNLFGLLPFSPPSFLMIGAWPILMAITMFLQQKMSPEPADPMQAQVMKFMPLIFLFMFSSFPVGLLIYWSWNNILSIIQQYYINKFN; encoded by the coding sequence ATGAATAATAATATAATTAATTTAATAGCCACTATTATACTGTCTTTAAGTATAATTTTCGGTTGGCAATATTTTGTTGTAAAACCTGAACAAAAAAAACAGCAACAGCAAATAGCAGTGCAGAAAGCAGAAAATTTAAAGAAACAACAGTTAAAAGCTTTAGTAAAACCTGCAACTGATATTGTTGTTCAAGAAGAAAGTCAAGTACAGCGTATTAAAATAGAATCTGAATCACTCACCGGTTCTATTTCATTAAAAGGACTTAGATTTGACGATTTAATATTAAAGAAATATAAGCAAGATTTATCTAACAATAGTCCTGAAGTGAGATTATTTTCACCGGCTAATACAGAAAATGCATATTTTGCTGAAATTGGTTTAGTTAGTAATTTATCTAGTGTAAAACTCCCTAACAACGATACTATATGGAATAGTGATAGTGAAATATTAAGCCCTGAAAAACCTGTTAATTTATTTTGGGTTAATGAAGACGGAGTTAAATTTTTAGTTACTATTACTGTCGATGAAAACTATTTATTTACTATAGAACAAACCATTGTTAATAATAGTGATAAAGAACTTCCTGTGCAATCTTACGGTTTAATAAACCGTAAATATATTGCTGTAGAGAAAGCAGTGAATATATTACATCAAGGACCTATCGGGTGTATAGACGAGAATCTTAAAGAATATTCGTATGATGATATTAAAGATAAGAAAAGTGAAAAATTTGCAGCAAGTAAGGTTGACTGGATAGGAATTACCGATAAATATTGGTTATCTTCCTTGATTCCGGATAAATCAAGTAATTACAGCTCGAATTTTAATTATGCTCTTAAGCAAGGGACTGAAAGATATCAGGTAGATTTTATTTCACCGGTACAAATAATAAAGCCCGGCGAAAATTTTTCCATTAAAAGCAGAATTTTTGCAGGAGCAAAAAAAGTAGATTTGCTTGATAAATATGAAAAGCAATATGATATTAAATTATTTGATAGAGCTATTGATTTCGGCTGGTTTTATATAATTACCAAACCGGTTTTCTACGCCATGAATTTTTTCTATGGCTATGTCGGTAATTTCGGTGTTAGTATATTAATTGTTACGGTTATAATTAAGCTATTAATGTTTACTTTAGCCAATAAGTCTTATCGTTCGATGAAAAAAATGAAAAATTTACAGCCGGAAATCGATAGGATAAAAAATTTATACAGTGATGATAAAGCACGTTTAAATCAAGAAATAATGGCTTTATATAAAAAAGAAAAAGTAAATCCGGTAGCGGGTTGTTTGCCTATACTTGTTCAAATTCCGGTATTTTTCTCTATCTATAAAGTATTGTATGTAACTATTGAAATGCGGCAAGCACCGTTTTACGGTTGGATTAAAGATTTATCCGCACCTGACCCTACTACTATTTTTAATTTATTCGGCTTATTACCGTTCTCGCCGCCGTCATTTTTAATGATTGGAGCATGGCCTATTTTAATGGCTATTACTATGTTCTTACAGCAAAAAATGAGTCCTGAACCTGCCGATCCGATGCAAGCTCAAGTAATGAAATTTATGCCGCTAATTTTTTTATTTATGTTTAGTAGTTTTCCTGTGGGACTTTTAATATATTGGTCTTGGAATAATATTCTATCCATAATTCAACAATATTATATTAATAAATTTAATTAA
- a CDS encoding phosphodiester glycosidase family protein codes for MIRLVYLFVILIISFKIYAKEHTGLTYSRYEKDKHIIHVLTIDPKNFELKLVKAHNQVIGRETVDAIARRTNAVAAINAGFFEIAGSDDGRPSLTLMVDGKLFSLRKQLQSLLIIDQNNIQITKASAKISVDIGDKSIIPNQVNYFSNPKDITFYNDVWASTTLTPYTNKEILIDQNLIIMDISNHGDNQIPQKGFVLSFPKEVSLPIVNINDAVKLNLEFIDKDGKSINLSKTASVVTGIPVLVQNGKNIVDNIKQNDSAHARTALGVRNDGIIVVVVAEHIYKQHVKDLKLVQVRTILRKEKGVTFEKLTLPEALKILEKHLVNDTVIGLTKTELADYMLSLGCESAINLDGGGSSTLFMDGKIINNVTGDEDIKL; via the coding sequence TTGATTAGATTAGTTTACTTATTCGTGATTTTAATAATCAGTTTTAAAATATATGCAAAGGAACATACAGGCTTAACGTATAGTCGTTATGAAAAAGATAAGCATATTATCCATGTATTAACTATTGATCCTAAGAATTTTGAGTTAAAACTAGTTAAAGCTCATAATCAGGTTATAGGCAGAGAAACAGTAGACGCTATAGCACGCCGCACTAATGCAGTTGCTGCTATTAATGCTGGATTCTTTGAGATTGCAGGTAGCGATGACGGTAGACCTAGCCTTACCTTAATGGTTGATGGCAAGCTATTTAGTCTTAGAAAACAACTACAAAGTTTGTTAATCATAGATCAAAATAATATTCAAATTACCAAGGCTAGTGCAAAAATTTCTGTAGATATAGGCGATAAATCGATTATTCCAAATCAAGTTAATTATTTTTCAAATCCAAAAGATATTACCTTCTATAATGATGTGTGGGCATCTACTACATTAACGCCGTATACTAACAAAGAAATCTTGATTGATCAGAACTTGATTATTATGGACATAAGCAATCATGGTGATAATCAAATTCCGCAAAAAGGTTTTGTATTATCTTTCCCAAAAGAAGTAAGCTTGCCGATAGTAAATATAAATGATGCTGTGAAGCTGAATTTAGAATTTATTGATAAAGACGGTAAGTCTATAAATTTAAGCAAAACTGCTTCAGTAGTAACAGGCATTCCTGTATTAGTTCAAAACGGTAAAAATATTGTAGATAATATAAAGCAAAATGATTCGGCTCATGCACGTACTGCTTTGGGAGTGCGTAATGACGGTATCATAGTTGTAGTTGTAGCCGAGCATATTTATAAGCAGCATGTAAAAGACCTTAAGCTTGTGCAAGTAAGAACAATATTACGGAAAGAGAAAGGAGTAACTTTTGAGAAATTAACGCTACCCGAAGCTTTAAAGATTCTAGAAAAACACCTTGTAAATGATACTGTGATAGGATTAACTAAAACAGAACTTGCTGATTATATGTTAAGTCTTGGATGTGAATCAGCAATTAATCTAGACGGCGGCGGTTCTTCCACGCTATTTATGGACGGGAAAATTATAAATAATGTTACAGGAGATGAAGATATAAAGCTTTAG
- a CDS encoding carbonic anhydrase encodes MIYVKYIILGFIMVSSLNLYAANNDIIANKKVVKVEVSNEHLKTLNEASTLLISCVDFRLIDETDKLMKQLGLEDNFDKVSLPGASLALVNDEYTYWGKTIEDTIEILQELHNIKQIVFLDHRECGAYKILIGQEQLNTKEKETAAHAEILNKARDIIKEKFPQLKVYTFLMGLDGVVEQIYEIPS; translated from the coding sequence ATGATATATGTAAAATATATAATTTTAGGGTTTATTATGGTGTCTAGTTTAAATCTTTACGCTGCTAACAATGATATAATTGCCAATAAGAAAGTTGTAAAGGTAGAAGTAAGTAATGAACATTTAAAAACATTAAATGAAGCTTCTACTCTTTTAATTAGTTGTGTAGATTTTAGATTAATAGATGAAACAGATAAATTAATGAAGCAATTAGGGTTAGAAGATAATTTTGATAAAGTATCACTGCCCGGTGCATCGCTTGCCCTCGTTAACGACGAATATACTTATTGGGGAAAAACAATAGAAGATACTATCGAGATTTTACAAGAATTACATAATATCAAACAAATTGTTTTTCTTGATCATAGAGAATGTGGAGCTTATAAAATACTTATAGGTCAGGAACAGCTAAATACCAAGGAAAAAGAAACGGCAGCACATGCAGAAATTTTAAACAAGGCCCGTGATATAATAAAAGAAAAATTCCCCCAATTAAAAGTTTATACTTTTTTAATGGGTCTTGATGGTGTAGTAGAGCAGATTTATGAAATACCTAGCTAA
- a CDS encoding mechanosensitive ion channel family protein yields MQYLMDLYHTSSTELVLLFVMLVSLIPVIFLIKRLIFIPVKNYLTRHHYDDYERILKKYPIFRYLLHTLLALYFIGWGNVFHPTSFKAHVLLGIKDTIVILYTSISVTMLLLTLINAFADLYNNRIKAVTKNAPLSLYFQILKIIVIVIAAMVTISYILNISLSTFLTSLGAAAALLTFVFKDTVLGLLASLQLTTQEIINIGDWVRIGEIEGTVEKITISVVTIRNFDQSISTVPTYSILNSNVTNYRGISESGARRVKRVFNINMATINFCDATILKELKKSPYISKDVIDKITLDKEEKDLTNIKLFKLYIQEYLKNNPAVYTEGFTFLVRQLEPTINGLPIEIYIFVKEVNLIGYENIQDNISEHLISILPEFKLKIFQNVGVV; encoded by the coding sequence ATGCAATATTTAATGGATCTATATCATACCTCAAGTACTGAGTTAGTATTATTGTTTGTTATGTTAGTATCTCTTATACCGGTGATATTTCTAATTAAAAGATTAATTTTTATTCCTGTAAAAAATTATTTAACTAGACATCATTATGATGATTATGAAAGGATACTAAAAAAATATCCTATATTTCGTTATTTATTACACACTTTATTAGCACTTTACTTTATAGGTTGGGGAAATGTTTTTCATCCTACTTCTTTTAAAGCACATGTATTACTAGGAATCAAAGATACTATAGTAATCTTATATACTAGTATATCTGTGACGATGTTATTATTAACGCTTATAAATGCTTTTGCAGATTTGTATAACAATAGGATCAAGGCCGTTACAAAAAATGCACCGCTTAGCTTATATTTTCAAATATTAAAAATTATTGTCATAGTTATTGCAGCAATGGTAACTATTTCATATATATTAAATATTTCGCTTAGTACATTCTTAACAAGTTTAGGTGCAGCCGCAGCTCTTTTAACATTTGTTTTCAAAGATACCGTTTTAGGGTTACTTGCAAGCTTGCAACTAACTACTCAAGAAATTATTAATATTGGAGACTGGGTACGTATAGGCGAAATTGAAGGAACAGTTGAAAAAATTACTATTTCCGTAGTAACAATTAGGAATTTTGACCAATCTATTTCTACAGTTCCTACTTACAGTATTTTAAATTCTAACGTAACTAATTATAGAGGAATTAGTGAATCAGGAGCAAGAAGGGTAAAGAGAGTATTTAATATTAATATGGCAACTATTAACTTCTGTGATGCTACTATTTTAAAAGAACTAAAAAAATCTCCTTATATATCAAAGGATGTAATAGATAAAATAACTCTTGATAAAGAAGAGAAAGATTTAACCAACATTAAACTATTCAAATTATATATTCAGGAATATCTAAAAAATAATCCAGCAGTTTATACCGAAGGATTTACTTTTCTAGTAAGACAGCTTGAACCTACGATTAATGGGTTGCCTATAGAAATATATATATTTGTTAAAGAAGTGAATTTAATAGGTTATGAAAATATACAAGATAATATTTCTGAACATTTAATTTCTATACTTCCTGAATTTAAATTAAAAATATTTCAGAATGTAGGAGTGGTATAA
- the pgsA gene encoding CDP-diacylglycerol--glycerol-3-phosphate 3-phosphatidyltransferase gives MRIDKNLPNYLTIARIMVIPVIILAFYINNSLARKLGALLFVLASITDFFDGYIARKYNLVTSFGKMFDPIADKLLVGCVIIMLLKKDNVDEIPCLLILVREFLVSGLREFLALVKVSVPVSRLAKVKTFLQMFALSILILGSKGSGIIYLDIVGEIILWIAAFLTIITGYSYFKACKKYF, from the coding sequence ATGAGAATAGATAAAAATTTACCTAATTATCTAACTATTGCTCGAATAATGGTAATTCCGGTTATTATACTGGCATTTTATATAAATAATTCACTTGCACGTAAACTTGGGGCATTATTATTTGTTTTAGCTAGTATTACGGATTTTTTTGACGGTTATATTGCAAGAAAATATAATTTAGTTACGAGCTTTGGCAAGATGTTTGACCCTATAGCAGATAAGCTACTAGTAGGTTGCGTTATTATAATGCTACTAAAAAAAGATAACGTAGATGAGATACCTTGTCTATTAATTTTAGTACGAGAATTTTTAGTTAGCGGTCTTCGGGAATTTTTAGCTTTAGTAAAGGTTAGTGTGCCTGTATCGAGACTCGCTAAGGTAAAAACGTTTTTACAAATGTTTGCTTTATCGATATTGATACTAGGCTCCAAAGGTTCAGGAATTATTTATTTAGATATAGTAGGGGAAATAATTTTATGGATTGCCGCTTTTTTAACAATCATTACAGGTTATTCTTATTTTAAAGCATGTAAGAAATATTTTTAA